The nucleotide sequence TTCATATCAATATAATCTTTTGCAGCTGAAGCCTGGATCTGCAGCGGCTCCATGCGCCCGTCCAGTTCGTGCAAAATATCCAGAACTCGGTTTAAGTTTTCATCGGTTTCGTTTAATTTCACTTCGGCTTTTTTCTTCCGCTGTTTGTATTTCAGCACGCCTGCCGCTTCTTCAAAAATCGAACGGCGTTCATCGGCCTTGCTGTTGAGGATTTCATCCACCCGGCCTTGTGAGATGATGGAAAAAGCTTCTTTTCCAAGGCCCGAATCCATGAATAAATCCGTTATATCTTTTAACCGGCAGTTTTGCTTGTTTAGCAAATAAGCGCTTTCGCCACTTCGAAAAACCCTCCTCGTTACGCTGATTTCACTGTAATCGAGAGGGACTCTGCCGTCTGTATTATCCAAAATTAAAGTTACTTCCGCAAAATTAAGAGGTTTACGCGAATCACTGCCGGCAAAAATAACGTCTTCCATTTTTGCGCCCCGCAGGGATTTTGCCGACTGTTCGCCGAGCACCCAGCGGATGGCATCTGTTACATTGCTTTTGCCGCTTCCGTTTGGCCCGACAACAGCTGTTACGCCCGGTACAAAGTCAATGCCGATCCGATCGGCAAATGACTTGAATCCCATGACTTCTAATCGTTTCAAAAACATGTTCTAATCCTCCATTGCTTCCTGCAATTTTTGGATTGCCAGCTGTGCGGCTTGCTGTTCAGCTTCTTTTTTGGACCGGCCATTCCCGATGCCAAGTTCTTGATCAGCCAGCGATACCCGTGTGACAAAAATCCGGCTATGTGCAGGCCCTTTTTCATCAATGATTTCGTAAATTAATGCGCCGTTGTTTTTTTGCTGAACCAATTCCTGCAATTGGCTCTTATAATCCATCACATGCGAAAAAGCACCGGTGCCTACTTTCGGAAACAAAACGACTTCCAAAAATTTGACCACTGGCTCCATTCCCTGGTCTAAATACAAAGCCCCGATATACGACTCGAAAACGTCGGCGAGGAGTGCCGGACGCGTCCGCCCGCCCGTTTGTTCTTCGCCTTTCCCAAGCAGGATGTATTTGCCGAAATTAAGTTCATTGGCAAACAACACAAGCGACGGTTCACAAACGATGGCTGCACGCAGCTTTGTCAATTCGCCTTCGCTCATTTCAGGGTATTTCGCATACAAGAAATGGGATACCGACAACTCCAATACTGCATCCCCTAAAAATTCGAGGCGCTCGTTGTCCGTGTAATGTCTTCTTCGATGCTCATTCACATAAGATGAATGGGTAAAAGCTTGGTATAGCAGTGCAGGGTTTTTAAATTCGATATTCAGCTCTTTTTGCAGCTGTTCAAAAGCCAAGCGCGCGCTTTCTTTGATTGAACCCGGCTTTTGCGGGTTTGGTTTCTTTTTCATTGCCATTTATAATCTGCCTTCCTTTGACGTTCTTCCTTTGATTTTACCTGTTTTCAGTGGATAGTGCAAAAAGAGAATCGGCGCACAGCCGCTTTGGATAAGCGATTGTGCGCCGATTAGTGGTATTAAGTAATAATAATAGTCAACAACGGCCGCTTTCGCTTTTCACGTTGTCCCGCTCCAGCGCCTAGACCCTCGAGGTCTTAAACCAGTCCATCTGCGCGGCACAAAACACCGCTTCGGTAAACCGTCTTAAGCTTGTCGGGTCTGTACAGGCGCTTTCGCTTTTCGTTGATTACGCTTGTTTTTTCTCGATATATGTTACTGCGTCTCCTACTGTTGCCATACCTTCAGCGTCTTCGTCAGAGATTTCCATATCGAATTCATCTTCAAGTTCCATAACCAGTTCAACTACGTCTAATGAATCTGCACCAAGGTCGCCTGTGAATGAAGCTTCAAGTTTAACTTCGCTTTCTTCCACACCTAGACGATCCACGATTACTTTAGTTACGCGCTCTAATACTGTTGCCAATGCCGTCACCTCCCCTCAAATCAGTATACAAAACTTTTCGTTACATGACCATGCCGCCGTCAAGGTGAAGTGTTTGCCCTGTCATATATGAAGCTTCATCTGAAGCCAGGAACAGTGCAGCTTTTGCCACTTCTGCGGCTTCCCCGAAACGTCCGAGAGGAATTTGGGCAAGCATTGATTTTTGAATGTCTTCGTTCAATTTGTCTGTCATGTCGGTCGTAATAAACCCGGGCGCGATGGCATTCGCCGTAATGCCGCGGCTTGCAAGTTCACGAGCCGTGGTTTTCGTCAGCCCGATCACACCAGCCTTCGCCGCGACATAGTTAGCCTGTCCGGCATTTCCCATGACCCCGACGATCGAAGAAATATTGACAATCCGCCCTGAACGCTGCTTCATCATTTGGCGGGTTACCGCTTTTGTACAGATAAAGACGCCTTTCAGATTGGTATTGATGACATCGTCCCATTCGTCGTCTTTCATGCGCATCATCAGGTTGTCGCGCGTAATTCCTGCGTTGTTCACCAGGATGTCGACGGATCCGAAAGCGGCCATCGCTTCGTCCACCATCGCTTTTACCGCTTCTGCATCCGATACATTTGCTTTTACTGCAATCGCTTCTCCGCCACCCGCTTGAATTTGTGCGACTACAGCTTCCGCTTTTTCTTGGCTGCCGCTGTAATTGACGACAATTTTCGCGCCGGCATCAGCCAATTTGCGGGCGATTTCCGCGCCAATTCCGCGCGAAGCTCCCGTCACAATGGCGGTTTTCCCTGTTAATGTGGTCATTTTGACAGCTCCTCTACCGCTTTTTCAAATGATTCCAAATCATAGACCGGCAAAGTCTGTACCGACCGATCGATTTTTTTCACTAATCCGCTCAGCACTTTGCCCGGGCCGACTTCTACAAACACCGTTACGCCGAGGTCGATCATTTCACGGACCGATTGCTCCCAAAGAACCGGAGAATACAATTGGCGCACCAATAGTTCCTGGAACTGGGAAGCGTGCGTTTCACTTTTCGCCGTTACGTTGGTCACTACAGGAATCTCAGCATCTTTTAGAAAAGCGTTGCTTAACACTTGAGCAAGATCCTGGGACGCCGGGCGCATCAATTCGGAATGGAAAGGACCGCTGACATCCAAGGGAATCGCGCGTTTAGCTCCGCGTTCCTTGGCGAGTGCACATGCTGCTTCGACGCCCGCTTTCGTACCTGAAATGACAATTTGGCCCGGACAGTTTAAATTGGCGAGTTGGACGACACCCGTTGAATCCGTCACTTCATTTGCCACTTTTTCCAAAGTTTCGCTGTCCATGCCGAGAATGGCTGCCATGGCGCC is from Planococcus liqunii and encodes:
- the rnc gene encoding ribonuclease III is translated as MAMKKKPNPQKPGSIKESARLAFEQLQKELNIEFKNPALLYQAFTHSSYVNEHRRRHYTDNERLEFLGDAVLELSVSHFLYAKYPEMSEGELTKLRAAIVCEPSLVLFANELNFGKYILLGKGEEQTGGRTRPALLADVFESYIGALYLDQGMEPVVKFLEVVLFPKVGTGAFSHVMDYKSQLQELVQQKNNGALIYEIIDEKGPAHSRIFVTRVSLADQELGIGNGRSKKEAEQQAAQLAIQKLQEAMED
- the acpP gene encoding acyl carrier protein encodes the protein MATVLERVTKVIVDRLGVEESEVKLEASFTGDLGADSLDVVELVMELEDEFDMEISDEDAEGMATVGDAVTYIEKKQA
- the fabG gene encoding 3-oxoacyl-[acyl-carrier-protein] reductase, translated to MTTLTGKTAIVTGASRGIGAEIARKLADAGAKIVVNYSGSQEKAEAVVAQIQAGGGEAIAVKANVSDAEAVKAMVDEAMAAFGSVDILVNNAGITRDNLMMRMKDDEWDDVINTNLKGVFICTKAVTRQMMKQRSGRIVNISSIVGVMGNAGQANYVAAKAGVIGLTKTTARELASRGITANAIAPGFITTDMTDKLNEDIQKSMLAQIPLGRFGEAAEVAKAALFLASDEASYMTGQTLHLDGGMVM
- the fabD gene encoding ACP S-malonyltransferase — translated: MTKIAFIYPGQGSQTIGMGESFLADEKSRQYFNDADEALGVNLSQLMLEGPQENLTLTYHAQPALLTVSAMITERLNRAGILPDFTAGHSLGEYSALVASGVLPFEKAVDIVHKRGLFMNEAVPAGEGAMAAILGMDSETLEKVANEVTDSTGVVQLANLNCPGQIVISGTKAGVEAACALAKERGAKRAIPLDVSGPFHSELMRPASQDLAQVLSNAFLKDAEIPVVTNVTAKSETHASQFQELLVRQLYSPVLWEQSVREMIDLGVTVFVEVGPGKVLSGLVKKIDRSVQTLPVYDLESFEKAVEELSK